The Flavobacteriales bacterium genome contains a region encoding:
- the pyrR gene encoding bifunctional pyr operon transcriptional regulator/uracil phosphoribosyltransferase PyrR yields the protein MSKPKSILDNQQIQIIINRLCQQLVENHDDFSNTILIGLQPRGVQLCQRIKTCLESINSKFELQIGSLDITFYRDDFRRREGPLVASSTFLDVSLEGKKVVVIDDVLYTGRSVRASLDALLDYGRPLSIELLVLIDRRLSRHVPIQPDYVGCTIDVVADERVSVEWGDNERVILKSE from the coding sequence ATGAGCAAGCCCAAAAGCATACTCGATAACCAACAAATTCAAATCATAATCAACCGATTATGTCAACAGTTGGTTGAAAATCATGACGATTTTTCTAACACTATTTTGATTGGACTCCAACCTAGGGGCGTACAGCTTTGTCAGCGTATCAAAACCTGTTTAGAGTCCATAAATTCTAAGTTTGAACTGCAAATAGGTAGTCTCGATATCACTTTCTACAGAGATGACTTCAGAAGGAGAGAAGGTCCCCTTGTTGCTAGTAGTACCTTTTTAGATGTTTCTTTGGAAGGTAAGAAGGTTGTGGTGATAGATGATGTATTATATACTGGTCGTTCTGTTAGAGCATCTTTAGACGCTTTATTGGATTATGGACGTCCTTTATCCATCGAATTGCTAGTACTTATCGATAGACGATTGAGTCGTCATGTACCCATACAACCCGATTATGTAGGGTGTACAATTGATGTAGTTGCTGACGAAAGGGTATCTGTGGAATGGGGAGATAACGAACGTGTAATTTTAAAAAGTGAATGA
- a CDS encoding T9SS type A sorting domain-containing protein, whose protein sequence is MKKSLLITLLFTSSLTVLAQQSPCVPDASLQDSTFGLWPDTIQNLPIAQLDTYYEEHIQIKTPATVGEVMGDPYEIDVLGFPVNIAPLEIDSIKLVGVTGLPSSMSTYLSNSDSVFMGNDIACVTLFGTPGEDELGTHELSLIIDGWINVSVIGTVSLYEQLGDYENIDGYRLVVESEMVSINENDKVSFSVSQNSPNPFSNRTSIEFNSTSEGEYLFSVVNLLGEVQDHRIINANYGSNKIDVDASALSSGIYFYTLSNAQGMITKKMIINKN, encoded by the coding sequence ATGAAGAAAAGTTTACTAATTACACTATTATTTACATCAAGTTTAACTGTCCTTGCACAACAAAGCCCTTGTGTGCCTGATGCCTCTTTGCAGGATTCAACCTTTGGATTATGGCCTGATACCATTCAAAACCTACCAATTGCACAGTTAGACACCTATTATGAAGAGCACATACAAATCAAAACACCAGCAACAGTTGGTGAAGTAATGGGTGACCCTTATGAAATTGATGTTTTGGGTTTTCCTGTAAATATTGCACCACTAGAAATCGATAGTATTAAATTAGTTGGTGTTACTGGACTACCCTCCTCAATGTCCACTTATCTTTCTAATTCAGACTCTGTTTTTATGGGTAATGATATTGCTTGTGTAACCTTATTTGGCACACCTGGTGAAGATGAATTAGGTACTCATGAATTGAGTTTAATCATTGACGGTTGGATTAATGTCTCTGTTATTGGAACAGTATCTTTGTATGAGCAGTTGGGTGACTATGAAAACATTGACGGATATAGATTAGTTGTTGAGTCTGAAATGGTTTCTATTAATGAAAATGATAAGGTATCGTTTTCTGTATCTCAAAACTCACCCAATCCATTTTCTAACAGAACTAGCATAGAATTTAACTCTACTAGCGAAGGAGAATACCTTTTTTCTGTTGTCAATTTATTAGGTGAAGTACAAGACCATAGAATAATAAATGCTAATTACGGTAGCAATAAAATAGATGTTGATGCTTCGGCTTTATCTTCTGGTATTTATTTTTACACTTTGAGTAACGCTCAGGGAATGATAACTAAAAAAATGATAATCAATAAGAATTAA
- a CDS encoding gliding motility-associated C-terminal domain-containing protein yields the protein MKKLVLLIAILPFGLLYAQNTMVLTFNQDNLVPSTNTFKCEGSFTYFTINTNPVDTAYSVTLIKDGIILEEGNYSSINSQSPGFLALDSLIYAGFYELTVVSLSNNITFSDTFSFQDPTPLYFDYTTDNPQSCIPFGNIYINNISGGTAPYSLGKVNALGEFEPTYFQNSNDTSYSIQDLNAGYYSVSLQDSYGCVFTVGSDNPIEIVQGPDPLNIISSSQEDSFRVCVQGGVLPISFVLNEDTVVTNESCVSYALCAGDYELIVFDATADTMCLDTLEFTIDEIDGFIEQETSTMKVESGGVRPFSYSWTLNGDIQGNQTDSVYEGGLCPGSYTCTIIDQAYCSSSFDLTINEIESNLIEEIDCFDQDFSSLETSVSGGTSPYEYLWNTNETTSSISGLSPQTYQLTITDNNGCQLIEEIEVPVVLDSCLFNAFSPNGDNINDTWVVNPSFLYENTEVIIYNRWGAKVYQSLGYKQAWDGKNSSGFFVKEGVYFYSIILKNGHDNIKGTVSVFY from the coding sequence ATGAAAAAGCTCGTTTTATTAATAGCAATACTTCCATTTGGGCTTTTATATGCTCAAAATACAATGGTACTTACTTTTAATCAGGACAACTTAGTACCAAGTACAAATACCTTTAAATGCGAAGGTTCATTTACTTATTTTACAATTAATACCAATCCTGTTGATACTGCTTACTCTGTTACACTAATTAAAGATGGTATAATTTTAGAAGAAGGCAATTATTCATCGATTAATAGTCAATCACCTGGTTTTTTAGCATTAGATTCATTAATTTATGCAGGTTTTTATGAGTTGACAGTTGTTTCTTTAAGTAATAATATTACTTTTTCAGATACCTTCTCTTTTCAAGACCCAACACCCTTGTATTTTGATTACACTACTGACAACCCACAATCTTGTATCCCCTTTGGAAACATTTATATAAATAACATTAGTGGAGGAACTGCACCCTATAGTTTAGGTAAAGTAAATGCACTTGGAGAATTTGAGCCTACTTATTTTCAAAATTCTAACGATACAAGTTATAGCATACAAGATTTAAATGCGGGTTATTATTCTGTTTCTTTACAGGACTCGTACGGCTGTGTATTTACAGTAGGGAGTGATAATCCAATAGAAATAGTACAAGGCCCTGACCCTTTAAATATCATTTCAAGTTCACAAGAAGACTCTTTTCGTGTATGTGTTCAAGGTGGCGTTTTGCCAATAAGTTTTGTTCTTAATGAGGATACCGTTGTTACTAACGAATCTTGTGTATCTTATGCACTATGTGCTGGGGATTATGAGCTCATTGTCTTTGATGCCACAGCAGATACTATGTGTTTAGATACTTTAGAGTTTACTATTGATGAAATAGATGGCTTTATAGAACAGGAAACCTCTACAATGAAAGTGGAATCTGGCGGAGTTCGACCATTCAGTTATTCTTGGACTTTGAACGGAGATATTCAAGGCAATCAAACGGATTCCGTTTATGAGGGAGGCTTATGTCCTGGCTCGTATACTTGTACTATTATTGATCAGGCTTATTGTTCATCTTCATTTGATTTGACTATCAATGAAATAGAATCTAATCTAATAGAAGAAATCGACTGTTTTGACCAAGATTTTTCTTCCCTAGAAACTTCCGTAAGTGGAGGAACCTCTCCCTACGAATATTTATGGAATACTAATGAAACAACATCTAGTATTAGCGGTCTTAGTCCCCAAACTTATCAGTTGACTATTACGGATAATAACGGCTGTCAATTGATTGAAGAAATTGAAGTTCCTGTTGTTTTAGACAGTTGTTTGTTTAATGCTTTTAGTCCAAATGGGGATAATATCAATGATACTTGGGTAGTTAATCCTTCATTCTTATACGAAAATACAGAAGTAATCATCTACAACAGGTGGGGTGCTAAGGTTTATCAATCTTTAGGCTACAAACAGGCTTGGGACGGAAAAAATTCCTCAGGTTTCTTTGTCAAAGAGGGCGTTTATTTTTATTCGATAATTCTTAAAAATGGACACGATAACATCAAAGGTACGGTATCTGTCTTTTATTGA
- a CDS encoding ribonuclease Z yields MSFELTILGCNSAIPTIHRKPTAQLLNVAERFFLIDCGEGTQLQLRKYKIRMQSIQHIFISHLHGDHYFGLIGFISTMHLLGREKELNIYAPAELKEIIYIQLAASKTELRFPLFFHEFGFDEPELLMESNDLTVHTIPLSHSLPCCGFLFQEKTKPRRMRKEKIEEYTIPLEAVPAIKAGGDYLLADGTVVPHKELTRGAQLSRSFAFCSDTSYHEAIIPQIKGVDMLYHEATFLDELKERARQTMHSTAKEAATIASKAQVGKLIIGHYSQRYFDLSPLLDEAQAVFPDTYLAIEGEKFELKREYDSDS; encoded by the coding sequence ATGTCATTTGAATTAACAATATTAGGCTGTAATTCAGCTATCCCTACAATCCATAGAAAACCTACCGCTCAGTTGCTGAACGTAGCTGAGCGTTTTTTTTTAATCGACTGTGGTGAAGGTACTCAACTACAATTGAGGAAATACAAAATAAGAATGCAAAGCATTCAACATATTTTTATTTCTCACCTTCACGGGGATCACTACTTTGGTCTAATAGGGTTTATTTCTACTATGCATTTATTAGGTCGTGAGAAAGAATTGAATATTTATGCTCCTGCTGAGCTTAAAGAAATAATTTATATTCAATTGGCGGCATCTAAAACAGAATTACGTTTTCCTTTATTTTTTCATGAATTTGGTTTTGACGAACCAGAATTGTTAATGGAAAGTAACGACCTAACTGTTCATACTATTCCACTTTCCCATTCTTTACCCTGTTGTGGTTTTCTATTTCAAGAAAAGACTAAACCTAGACGAATGAGAAAAGAAAAAATAGAAGAATACACTATTCCTCTTGAGGCCGTTCCTGCTATTAAAGCTGGAGGAGATTACTTACTTGCTGATGGTACCGTAGTTCCTCATAAAGAGTTGACGCGAGGTGCTCAATTATCTCGTTCTTTTGCTTTTTGTAGTGACACTTCCTATCACGAAGCAATCATACCACAGATAAAAGGTGTAGATATGCTTTATCACGAAGCGACTTTTTTAGATGAATTGAAAGAAAGAGCAAGACAAACCATGCACTCTACAGCCAAAGAAGCAGCAACTATTGCCTCTAAGGCTCAAGTTGGCAAACTCATTATAGGTCATTATTCTCAAAGGTATTTTGATTTAAGCCCCTTGTTAGATGAGGCACAAGCTGTTTTTCCAGATACCTATTTAGCTATAGAAGGTGAAAAGTTTGAATTAAAACGTGAATATGATTCTGATAGCTGA
- a CDS encoding aspartate carbamoyltransferase catalytic subunit: MSTLSVKHLLGIKNLQKEDIDLIFKTADNFKEVINRPIRKVPSLRDITIANLFFENSTRTRLSFELAEKRLSADTLNFSAASSSVKKGETLIDTVNNILAMKVDMIVMRHPDAGASTFLANHIDVPIVNAGDGAHEHPTQALLDAYSIREKYGDVNGKKVVIVGDILHSRVALSNIFCLKMLGAEVKVCGPSTLMPKYIESLGVAYEPDLMTALEWCDVANMLRIQLERQDTKFFPSLKEYSMMYGLNKERLDSLSKHITVMHPGPINRGVEITSDVADSKQAIILHQVENGVAIRMAVLYLLANSIKK, encoded by the coding sequence ATGAGTACTTTAAGTGTCAAACATCTTTTAGGAATTAAAAATCTTCAAAAAGAAGATATAGACCTTATTTTCAAAACTGCAGATAATTTCAAAGAAGTTATCAATCGACCAATACGAAAGGTTCCATCTTTACGAGATATCACTATTGCTAATTTGTTTTTTGAAAATTCTACACGAACAAGATTGTCTTTTGAGTTAGCCGAAAAACGTCTATCAGCAGATACACTTAATTTTTCGGCTGCATCGTCATCGGTTAAAAAAGGAGAAACGCTAATTGATACTGTTAATAATATTTTAGCCATGAAAGTAGATATGATAGTTATGCGTCACCCTGATGCAGGTGCTTCTACCTTCTTAGCTAATCATATAGATGTGCCAATAGTCAATGCTGGAGATGGTGCTCATGAACATCCTACTCAAGCACTTTTAGATGCTTATTCTATACGAGAAAAGTACGGTGATGTAAACGGTAAAAAAGTGGTTATTGTTGGGGACATTCTTCACTCTCGTGTAGCATTGTCAAACATATTTTGTCTAAAAATGTTAGGTGCTGAAGTTAAAGTATGTGGCCCTTCAACCCTTATGCCAAAGTATATAGAGTCATTGGGAGTTGCTTACGAACCAGATTTAATGACTGCTTTAGAATGGTGTGATGTTGCTAATATGTTACGTATTCAATTGGAACGTCAAGACACAAAGTTCTTTCCATCTCTAAAGGAATATAGTATGATGTATGGATTGAATAAAGAACGTCTTGACTCTCTATCTAAGCACATTACCGTTATGCATCCTGGTCCTATAAATAGAGGTGTAGAAATAACTTCCGATGTAGCAGATTCTAAACAAGCCATTATTCTACACCAAGTAGAAAATGGTGTAGCTATACGTATGGCTGTTTTGTATTTGTTAGCCAATAGCATTAAAAAATAA